The DNA region CATTTTCCGTGTCATTTTAAAGCTGAACAAGTTATAATGTCCATACATATCAGATTATTTATGCGTGATTCAAACTTGAAACCTTTTATTAAGAGCGGAGGATTATGTCTGTCTCATCACACTCCTTGCTTGTTTTTGTCTCCCGATACTTTGCttctctttcccttttttttctttttcattataTATAATAAAAGAGTGTTGTAATTTTACTGTAGCttatattaaaattttaaaataactTTAGACTAATATAATACAGAACCTAAATTTGAGATTTAACATAACTAATATAGCCAAAAGACTAAGTAACATAAAACGGAAGGTAAATATGAGATTTTTATTCATATATATACTTTGAATAAATAATGGATTACAAACTTTTGAAGGAAATGAGTGTTCTGACATTATCCATTAAATCATTAACCGTGGTAATCACTTTGCTTGGGGGAGATAACTAATTTGATAAATGATGCCACTAACAACTTGAAATTTACCCCCCAACTCACTCAAAATTCAATGAATTTACTGCAAATTCTCCAATTTTCACCACTTTTGGGTTCTTTGGGTCCTTCATGGGCTGCCAACCGCCAAGTGGGCTTGATTGTGGCCCATCATTTATTGCAAAAACATGGCCCAACGTTGAAGCAACCACTACAATTGAAAGTCACAAAAATGAGAGAATTGAATTTAAAAGCCATTTTTCTTTTAAGAAGACTTTGTTTAGTGCAGAGCTTAACACTAATTGCTGAGGGAACTATTTATCGGAGAATTAGTTTTTGGATCATGTACAATACTCATTTACATcttaaaatatttcataaaacttTAATCAGTAGTTTTTTACTCTTCCCGAATATTGTAACTGATGAATTAGTAATTCTTTAGTTCCTTTAGTACCTTAATATATAAGACCGAATACTTTACATACTCCTTCAATTGTTTACAAATAATGTTGAAGCTCTTATTTATGCAACTTTAATGGCAGCTTGTATAGAAGATGTGAAATTCAGACTCTCAAAATACTGCAATTGAGACGTTTTTCGCATTTTGAAGTTGAACAATTTATAATGTCCATGCATAAATGAAATGCTAAAAATTGAgttgtttttaaaaaatatattcatTAAATAATTGGTACTTCTAAATGCTCATACacttaagtttaaagcaaaataTTAAGTGAACGAAATGAGTTTTCTGACATTGTCCTTAGAATTTTCGAAAACAACCGCTAAATATTCATCTGTGACATCAAATTCTGTGGTGACAATTGCCAGCCGATAAGTGATGCCCTTATTATCGACTTGAAATTTTCCATTGGACACACTCTCGAATATCAATTCTCTACCTTCTGCTCTGCTGTTTTCTGTACTTACTGCAAATTTTGCAACGTCCACCACTTTAGGATCACTTGTATCTTCTATGGGGTGCCAATCACCATGTGAGGGGGACGGAGCTAGAGAATCATGTACATGTTCGAACGAATCTAGTAACTTTTGATCATCATTTACTGCAAAAACATGGCAGAAGGTGGAAGCAACTACTACCATTGAAAGAATCACAAACAGGAGGAAATTAGATTTAAAAGCCATTTTTCTTTTAAGAAGAATTTGATAATGGAGTGCTTAACACTAATTGGCGAAAGGGTTATTTATTGGAAAACTTGAAAGCCAGATTAGTAATAAGCAAAATTAGGAAAGATGATAAGTTATTACTTATAGAGGTAATTGAAATTATGTTATCTTTATGATTGGCAATAAATCATCTAACAGTCAGGGAATCCCTAATAGTCAGGGAAAAGACGGATTGTTTTTAAGAAATACACGTGATTTGGAAAAATTTACAAGTTTACTAATTAAGGCCTGGAAGATACGCGACGCTgctaataaaaaaattatattttcatttgaATTGACATTATTGCAAAAATTCTAGTTAACATTGTCATATTTTTTGTTAACTTATTAAAACCCACAAAGGTGGCTAGATTTCTTTTAAACACGAAAACCAAGAAATGTAAAAGTGATGAGGCTGACTAAATAATGTCACGATCCAAGCTCATGACACGTGTTGTCTGTTTTGGTCTAATAGACCTCATCGATTTGTCCTTCGAGCTACACCATCTTCGAGCCCAAAAACACACGTATCATGTGACATTGCGTTATGTCTTATAATAAACCTCTTCACTTTCTTCTCTCAATTTGATGTGAGATTTGTCTAAAGTATAATATGCACTCCTTTTTCAAAACTTGTTAGTCGAGATATATGTCAATCCTTCTCTTTAACCAGCTTCATCGTCCCCTCTTCTGTCATGGGCCTCACGTTTAAATCTAACATCACTGGGGTAGTACGTCCTAgatggagatttttttttttatcttgccTTGAATTTATGTCTACCTATAATTAAAtagaaaaaacaaaataaaaagatgtaaaGAATCCTATTATGGTAACTTTCTCGATTTTCACTTAAGTCGTGTCTTACCTCCACTGGGTCATCAAGCGAAGAAAATACATTACTACTCCACCTGAAATTTTCGAAATTCACTCCTATTTTCCAATAGACAGGAAAAATacattgacatttttttttttcataagataATTATTGTTCGAAGCCAGAGACTTTAGATTACCAGCAAAGGTTGCGTTGCGATAGATAAAATCTCTCCGCCTTTAAGGTCTCGGATTCAAGTGCACGCTCCTGAGTATGAAAAAATTCTATTGGAGAGAGCTTCCCCCTAAATGGGTCTGGATTAATTAGGACTCCGATGTGGATTCCTAACACTGTGGGAAGCTAAATAAAAAGAGACTTTAGATTCAACTATTAAGATAAACTTATAATTTTGAAATTTAAGAGAGAAAATCTCATTATTATAATGTTACAAAATGAACAAGACACTAAAAGCCCCGGACCTTTCTGAGCAAGTACTTTTATAGAGTTTCCTTTTGCCAAATACAAGCATCCAATATAGTTTTCTATTTTATTtgaattgaaattatgaattgaaAGTATCGCATATTATTCAAATTAACGTTATCATAGTTT from Lycium barbarum isolate Lr01 chromosome 10, ASM1917538v2, whole genome shotgun sequence includes:
- the LOC132615627 gene encoding cysteine proteinase inhibitor 6-like — its product is MAFKSNFLLFVILSMVVVASTFCHVFAVNDDQKLLDSFEHVHDSLAPSPSHGDWHPIEDTSDPKVVDVAKFAVSTENSRAEGRELIFESVSNGKFQVDNKGITYRLAIVTTEFDVTDEYLAVVFENSKDNVRKLISFT